From the genome of Muricauda sp. SCSIO 64092, one region includes:
- a CDS encoding M14 family zinc carboxypeptidase, with amino-acid sequence MKKIVFVLILSLVHSLSLSAQDFTESLYSTYGNYKEPSLDKRRIKYAQLTPLIDRLRTNSKFTVKKVGESIEGRDLNLISLGKGGTPIFLWSQMHGDEPTATQAIFDILNFFDSNDFKKERKIILANTQLHFLPMVNPDGAEVFQRRNALGIDINRDALRLQSPEGRVLKRIRDSLDATFGFNLHDQSRYYNAERTPKPATISYLATAYNYEKDINEVRERAMKAIVYMNDVIQKYAPGQVGRYSDDFEPRAFGDNIAKWGTSLILIESGGYVNDREKQEIRKLNYVSILSALYGIATGAYKDIPIERYEEIPRNDRKLFDLKIENLTYVLNGEEYILDLGIQRQEIDDAHHDGFHYKSVIVDQGDLSTYYGYKTFDATGYTVVPPRITDQAVPSLSNFDRLMDYEKWVRAGFGYLRMLNIPGDKVQLPSKINLASEGFQLPDFKLVVGKNPTFFLEKGGKLTHAIINGFPLDLSQPLDNQDFGNALIYR; translated from the coding sequence TTGAAAAAGATAGTTTTTGTCCTTATTTTGTCCCTTGTCCATTCCCTATCATTGAGCGCACAGGATTTTACCGAAAGTCTCTACAGCACCTATGGGAACTATAAAGAACCCTCTTTGGACAAGCGGAGAATAAAGTACGCACAGCTTACTCCCCTCATTGATCGGTTGAGGACCAATTCCAAGTTTACGGTCAAAAAAGTTGGGGAATCCATTGAAGGTAGGGATTTAAATTTGATCAGTTTGGGAAAGGGAGGTACCCCCATTTTTCTATGGTCCCAGATGCATGGGGATGAACCCACGGCCACACAGGCTATTTTTGATATCCTAAACTTCTTTGATTCGAATGATTTCAAAAAAGAACGTAAGATCATCCTTGCAAATACCCAATTGCACTTTTTGCCCATGGTAAATCCGGACGGTGCGGAAGTGTTTCAACGTAGAAACGCTTTGGGGATAGATATCAATAGGGATGCGCTTCGACTACAATCACCAGAGGGTAGGGTATTGAAAAGGATTCGGGATAGCTTGGACGCTACCTTTGGTTTCAACCTACATGATCAGAGTCGATATTACAATGCCGAACGGACCCCAAAACCCGCCACCATATCCTACCTGGCCACGGCGTACAATTATGAAAAGGACATCAATGAGGTAAGGGAACGCGCCATGAAAGCCATTGTATATATGAACGATGTTATCCAAAAATATGCTCCGGGACAGGTAGGTCGCTACAGTGATGACTTTGAACCCAGGGCTTTTGGTGACAATATTGCAAAATGGGGAACAAGCCTTATCCTTATTGAATCTGGCGGATATGTGAATGATCGGGAAAAACAGGAAATCCGGAAGTTGAACTATGTTTCCATACTTTCCGCACTGTACGGCATTGCCACCGGAGCATACAAGGACATTCCCATAGAACGGTATGAGGAGATTCCGAGAAACGATAGAAAGCTGTTCGACTTAAAGATTGAAAACCTGACATATGTCCTCAATGGTGAAGAGTACATTTTGGATTTGGGGATACAGAGACAGGAAATTGACGATGCGCATCATGATGGTTTTCACTATAAAAGTGTTATTGTGGACCAAGGGGATCTTTCCACTTATTACGGTTACAAAACTTTTGATGCAACCGGTTATACGGTAGTCCCTCCCAGGATTACGGACCAAGCTGTTCCCAGTTTGTCCAACTTTGATCGTTTAATGGATTACGAAAAATGGGTGCGTGCCGGTTTTGGCTATTTACGCATGCTGAATATCCCTGGGGATAAAGTACAATTGCCCTCTAAAATAAACTTGGCATCGGAAGGCTTTCAACTACCTGATTTCAAGCTTGTGGTAGGAAAAAACCCAACCTTTTTCCTCGAGAAAGGAGGGAAGCTTACCCATGCCATTATCAATGGATTTCCCTTGGATCTCTCCCAGCCGTTGGACAATCAGGATTTTGGGAATGCACTCATTTATCGATAG
- a CDS encoding peptidoglycan recognition family protein: protein MHRLGFILVFLLISCSTEMTFVERPIIFDAQRVKLTKEYLKDRYQLERDSITIVPRMIVLHHTVIPTLDKTFEAFNAPTLPNWRPDIENVSGLNVSSQFVVDRDGTIYRLMPETYMARHVIGLNHCAIGVENVGGTPEFPLTKAQVKANIKLVHYLAKKYDIDYLIGHHEYTAFEGHELWLEVDEGYRTKKNDPGDNFMQKVRKATKRLNFKPVPEIKPH from the coding sequence ATGCATCGCTTGGGCTTCATTTTGGTATTTCTGTTGATCTCCTGTTCAACGGAAATGACATTTGTGGAGAGACCCATCATTTTTGATGCGCAACGGGTGAAATTGACAAAGGAATACCTTAAAGACCGTTATCAGTTGGAAAGGGACTCCATTACCATTGTTCCTAGGATGATTGTATTGCACCACACCGTTATTCCCACATTGGACAAAACCTTTGAAGCATTTAATGCCCCTACCTTACCGAATTGGCGCCCGGACATTGAAAATGTCAGTGGCCTAAATGTTTCTTCACAATTTGTTGTAGACCGCGACGGTACCATATATCGCTTAATGCCGGAAACCTATATGGCCAGGCATGTCATCGGTTTAAACCATTGTGCCATTGGTGTGGAAAACGTTGGGGGAACCCCGGAATTCCCCCTAACAAAAGCGCAGGTAAAAGCCAACATAAAACTGGTGCATTATCTGGCGAAGAAATATGATATTGACTATTTGATCGGTCACCACGAGTACACGGCATTTGAGGGGCATGAATTATGGCTGGAAGTGGACGAAGGGTATCGGACAAAAAAAAACGATCCAGGGGATAATTTCATGCAAAAGGTACGAAAAGCCACCAAAAGACTTAATTTTAAACCGGTACCAGAAATAAAACCCCATTGA
- a CDS encoding FG-GAP repeat domain-containing protein: MSHYLNTQKIKTYLMCNNTLALRMVVSLLLVTILFSCAPEPEKREVVLYENYCASCHLAPEIGNLPKDIWENYVLPDMESRMKIKELYEAPDQAKTGFRPEIKLNDWIALQNYVISLAPEQLPETPLPKQELLSGFRPKILELDDQNGAFFTFLEYEEEDNTMVLGDISGSVKRYDFQSESVAKLFQGETPVTWYNKNKDTEFISEVGILDPSELERGKIILKQGKDTLALNHAFHRPVHNLVEDLNGDGTLEMVVSEFGNETGRLSLLVQKDTGVYDKKVLLNLPGCIRTIAKDMDRDGKLDLVTITSQAWESITILYQKEDLVFEAEKVLEFSSVYGSSWFELVDYNNDGFDDIVTVNGDNADKSYVHKPYHGMRIHLNDGQNNFSEVFFYPLNGATRLIADDFDADGDIDFGLISTFPNYDRAPQLTFVYLENEEADAYRFRTKILEHPNQGRWFLMDKGDVDADGDMDILLSSFTYVFTPVPDNLSKQWAETNVDVLVLENLLN; this comes from the coding sequence ATGTCCCATTACCTTAATACCCAAAAAATCAAAACATACCTTATGTGCAATAATACCTTGGCCCTAAGAATGGTCGTTTCCCTTTTGCTGGTTACAATATTGTTTTCCTGTGCCCCAGAACCTGAAAAACGGGAAGTTGTCCTGTACGAAAACTATTGTGCCAGTTGTCATCTGGCCCCTGAGATCGGAAACTTGCCCAAGGACATTTGGGAGAATTACGTTTTACCCGATATGGAGTCCCGAATGAAGATCAAAGAACTCTATGAAGCTCCCGATCAGGCAAAAACAGGTTTTCGACCTGAGATAAAACTTAATGACTGGATCGCGTTACAAAATTATGTGATTTCACTGGCACCGGAGCAACTTCCCGAAACACCATTGCCAAAACAGGAACTGCTCTCCGGTTTTAGGCCCAAAATATTGGAACTGGACGACCAAAATGGGGCATTCTTTACCTTTCTGGAATATGAGGAAGAGGATAATACCATGGTGCTGGGAGATATTAGTGGCAGTGTAAAACGGTATGATTTCCAGTCCGAAAGCGTTGCAAAGCTTTTTCAAGGGGAAACTCCCGTTACTTGGTATAACAAAAACAAGGACACAGAGTTTATTTCCGAGGTGGGCATCCTTGACCCTTCAGAACTGGAAAGGGGAAAGATTATCCTCAAGCAAGGAAAAGACACCCTTGCCTTGAACCATGCCTTCCATAGACCGGTCCATAATTTGGTCGAGGATTTAAATGGGGACGGAACTTTGGAAATGGTTGTCTCCGAATTTGGAAATGAAACAGGTCGATTGTCCCTGTTGGTTCAAAAAGATACGGGTGTGTATGACAAGAAAGTACTGTTAAATCTGCCCGGATGCATCAGGACCATTGCGAAGGACATGGATCGGGACGGGAAGTTGGATTTGGTCACCATTACGTCCCAGGCTTGGGAAAGCATTACCATTTTATACCAAAAAGAAGATCTGGTATTTGAGGCGGAAAAGGTTCTTGAATTTAGCTCGGTGTATGGAAGCAGTTGGTTTGAGTTGGTGGATTACAATAACGATGGTTTTGATGATATCGTTACCGTAAATGGGGACAATGCCGATAAGTCCTATGTACATAAACCGTACCATGGAATGCGCATCCACCTCAATGATGGCCAAAACAATTTTTCCGAAGTGTTCTTTTATCCTTTAAATGGCGCTACACGTTTGATTGCCGATGATTTTGATGCCGATGGTGATATTGACTTCGGACTGATCAGTACGTTTCCAAATTATGATAGGGCTCCTCAGCTCACATTTGTCTATTTGGAAAATGAGGAAGCGGATGCCTATCGGTTTCGCACAAAAATTTTGGAGCATCCCAACCAGGGAAGGTGGTTTTTGATGGATAAAGGAGATGTGGACGCTGATGGGGACATGGATATTCTATTGAGTTCCTTTACTTATGTTTTTACTCCCGTACCGGACAATCTTTCAAAACAATGGGCTGAAACCAATGTGGATGTCCTGGTGTTGGAAAATCTCTTAAATTAG
- a CDS encoding pirin family protein, with protein MSNLGLIIEERSRDIGDFLVGRLIPFRKKRMIGPFIFIDHMGPTKLGPTTYMDVDQHPHIGLSTLTYMLEGALMHEDSMGSKQLIQPGSVNWMTAGKGVSHTERTPEHLRNGRSFTAHGYQIWVALPKHLEEMEPEFHHIPGHELPSWHDGSAKFTLVAGEGYGRKSPVPVHSELFMVEIKNIDSYDFQVKDELKGEIGICIVEGGIQACGEQIEKGHILVSKVEDTCSISLWPNSHILLFGGIPFPEERHIFWNFVASSKEKIASAKEAWRRKEFPMMPNDATYVPLP; from the coding sequence ATGTCCAACTTAGGTTTGATCATTGAAGAACGAAGTCGTGATATTGGCGATTTTCTGGTAGGTCGATTGATTCCTTTTCGCAAAAAACGAATGATAGGCCCCTTTATTTTTATTGATCATATGGGACCTACAAAATTGGGCCCAACAACTTATATGGATGTGGACCAACATCCACATATTGGACTTTCTACTTTGACGTATATGCTGGAAGGAGCGCTAATGCACGAGGACAGTATGGGCTCCAAACAGTTGATTCAACCAGGGTCCGTGAACTGGATGACCGCCGGAAAGGGTGTCTCCCATACCGAACGTACTCCGGAACATCTTCGGAATGGTAGGAGCTTTACGGCCCATGGCTATCAGATTTGGGTAGCCTTACCCAAGCACTTGGAGGAGATGGAACCGGAGTTCCACCATATCCCAGGTCATGAGTTGCCCAGTTGGCATGATGGTTCCGCAAAATTTACGCTGGTAGCAGGGGAGGGCTATGGCAGAAAGTCCCCGGTACCCGTACATTCGGAACTATTTATGGTGGAAATAAAAAACATTGACTCCTATGATTTCCAAGTAAAGGATGAACTGAAGGGGGAAATCGGCATCTGTATTGTGGAAGGTGGAATACAAGCATGCGGGGAACAGATTGAAAAAGGGCATATTTTGGTTTCCAAAGTGGAAGATACCTGTTCCATTTCCTTATGGCCCAATTCCCATATCCTCCTTTTTGGTGGAATTCCCTTCCCCGAGGAACGGCACATATTCTGGAATTTTGTGGCTTCATCAAAAGAAAAAATAGCCAGTGCCAAAGAAGCTTGGAGGAGAAAGGAATTTCCCATGATGCCAAATGATGCGACCTATGTCCCATTACCTTAA
- a CDS encoding serine hydrolase domain-containing protein, with amino-acid sequence MKWFKRILFLLAIIIVLVIVENYPKLTIISGYASKYMASSVLVGDRMPASINTVDLDIPLVNLATTEFVDDSGFAMSNVYGLQERKAIDRKGLGAVLVNKDYEDGEPYLQPNRQQRFDSLPYPLGHLAPKDSIFPEIDYDKLNQAVALPFGNPEVQKTRTLLVLYKGQLLHERYVEGFDATTPILGWSMTKSVLATLYGVLEHQGKLQMDLPAPVAEWENDERKNITLNHLLRMQSGLKWEEDYGKISDVTKMLFLESDMTAAQKAKEAIAAPTEIWNYSSGTSNLLSGILREQFATHQAYLNFPYASLIDKIGAHSMLIEADLEGNYVGSSYGWASTRDWGRLGQLYLNKGQWKDEQLFAPEWVDYITEPTAHSDGTYGAHFWLNSGGIYPDVPKDLYSMNGYQGQYVFMIPSKHLVVVRTGLAEFPEFDINGFLSTLVSAIE; translated from the coding sequence ATGAAATGGTTTAAAAGAATCCTGTTTTTACTCGCTATCATTATCGTTCTGGTAATTGTCGAAAATTATCCCAAGCTCACCATTATTTCTGGCTATGCTTCTAAGTATATGGCCTCCAGTGTTTTGGTTGGAGATAGAATGCCTGCTTCCATCAATACCGTGGATTTGGACATTCCTTTGGTGAATTTGGCCACTACGGAGTTTGTAGACGATAGTGGATTTGCCATGTCGAATGTGTACGGCCTACAGGAACGGAAAGCTATAGACCGAAAGGGTCTTGGGGCCGTACTGGTCAATAAGGACTATGAGGACGGTGAACCTTATTTGCAACCCAACAGACAACAAAGATTTGATTCCCTACCCTACCCCCTTGGCCACTTGGCCCCCAAAGATTCCATATTTCCCGAAATTGACTATGATAAACTGAACCAGGCCGTGGCATTACCTTTTGGAAATCCGGAAGTCCAAAAAACACGAACCCTATTGGTACTGTACAAAGGACAGCTTTTACATGAACGCTATGTGGAAGGTTTTGACGCCACTACCCCAATTTTGGGTTGGTCCATGACCAAAAGTGTTTTAGCAACCTTATATGGTGTTTTGGAACATCAGGGAAAACTGCAAATGGATTTGCCCGCCCCCGTTGCCGAGTGGGAAAATGATGAACGCAAAAACATTACGCTAAACCATCTGTTGCGGATGCAGAGCGGATTAAAGTGGGAAGAAGACTATGGCAAAATCTCCGATGTTACCAAAATGTTGTTCCTGGAAAGTGATATGACAGCGGCACAAAAAGCGAAGGAGGCCATTGCGGCACCCACGGAAATCTGGAATTATTCTTCCGGGACAAGCAATCTGTTGTCCGGAATCCTTAGAGAACAGTTCGCAACCCATCAAGCGTATCTCAATTTTCCGTATGCTTCCTTAATTGATAAAATTGGTGCCCATTCCATGCTCATTGAAGCCGATTTGGAAGGCAATTATGTGGGCTCCTCATATGGATGGGCCAGTACAAGGGACTGGGGCCGCTTGGGACAACTTTACCTAAATAAGGGACAATGGAAGGATGAACAACTCTTTGCTCCGGAATGGGTCGATTATATCACTGAGCCCACGGCGCATTCCGATGGAACCTACGGAGCACATTTTTGGTTGAATTCCGGTGGAATTTACCCTGATGTTCCCAAAGACCTGTATTCCATGAATGGGTATCAAGGTCAATACGTCTTTATGATTCCTTCAAAGCATTTGGTGGTAGTACGGACAGGACTGGCAGAATTTCCGGAATTCGATATCAATGGCTTTCTTTCCACCCTGGTCAGTGCCATAGAATAA
- a CDS encoding 1,4-dihydroxy-2-naphthoyl-CoA synthase gives MKDAPNWQTAIEFEDITYKKCEGVARIAFNRPEVRNAFRPKTTSELYRAFYDAQEDTSIGVVLLSGEGPSPKDGGWAFCSGGDQKARGHQGYVGEDGYHRLNILEVQRLIRFMPKVVIAVVPGWAVGGGHSLHVVCDMTLASKEHAIFKQTDADVTSFDGGYGSAYLAKMVGQKKAREIFFLGRNYSAQEAYEMGMVNAVVPHGELEATAYQWAQEVLAKSPTSIKMLKFAMNLTDDGMVGQQVFAGEATRLAYMTDEAIEGRNAFLEKRKPNFGKDKWIP, from the coding sequence ATGAAAGACGCACCTAACTGGCAAACCGCCATCGAATTTGAAGATATTACGTATAAAAAATGTGAGGGTGTCGCCCGTATCGCCTTTAATCGACCAGAGGTCCGCAATGCCTTTCGTCCCAAAACCACAAGCGAGTTGTACCGCGCATTTTATGATGCCCAGGAGGATACCTCAATAGGGGTTGTTCTCCTTTCTGGGGAGGGGCCCTCACCCAAGGACGGGGGTTGGGCGTTTTGCAGTGGTGGTGATCAAAAGGCCAGGGGACATCAAGGCTACGTAGGGGAAGATGGATACCATCGTCTGAACATTTTGGAAGTACAACGGTTAATTCGCTTTATGCCCAAGGTGGTCATTGCCGTAGTCCCGGGCTGGGCCGTAGGTGGAGGACATAGCCTACACGTGGTCTGTGATATGACCTTGGCCAGTAAGGAGCATGCCATATTTAAACAGACCGATGCCGATGTGACCAGTTTTGATGGGGGATATGGATCTGCCTATTTGGCTAAAATGGTGGGACAGAAAAAAGCAAGGGAAATCTTTTTTTTGGGGCGTAATTATTCGGCCCAGGAAGCCTATGAAATGGGGATGGTCAATGCCGTTGTCCCACATGGGGAGTTGGAAGCTACGGCCTACCAATGGGCACAGGAGGTTCTGGCGAAATCGCCAACTTCCATTAAAATGTTGAAGTTTGCCATGAACCTCACGGATGATGGTATGGTAGGACAACAGGTATTCGCGGGAGAGGCCACACGTTTGGCGTATATGACCGATGAGGCCATAGAAGGAAGAAATGCTTTTTTAGAAAAACGAAAACCAAATTTTGGCAAGGACAAATGGATTCCTTAG
- a CDS encoding SatD family protein, producing the protein MAASHHIIMADIISSRHINKNDDFMHQFKALVKLANTEFTHHIISPLTITLGDEFQGIVNSTKTLFDLLFFLEEQIIEAHYPYGLRYSLVFGEIETEINKEIAYEMYGPGLTRAREALTTAKEAGDNYFIAINEHLDDQLRLCMKLYQSIKSEWKLSEFEIVSAFLKHKDYKDLKRIGLYKTRSGAWKKGKSLRIDEYNIVKQLVFQIIGNE; encoded by the coding sequence ATGGCAGCAAGTCATCATATCATAATGGCGGATATTATCTCAAGTCGTCACATCAATAAAAATGATGATTTCATGCACCAATTCAAAGCATTGGTAAAATTAGCAAATACCGAGTTTACCCATCACATCATTTCACCATTGACCATTACCCTGGGTGATGAATTTCAAGGTATTGTCAATAGCACCAAAACCCTTTTTGATCTGCTATTTTTTTTGGAGGAGCAGATCATAGAAGCGCACTATCCCTATGGGCTTAGATATTCCTTGGTCTTTGGGGAAATAGAAACTGAAATCAACAAAGAGATTGCTTATGAAATGTATGGTCCCGGACTGACCAGGGCCAGGGAGGCCCTCACAACGGCAAAAGAAGCCGGGGATAACTATTTCATTGCTATAAACGAACACCTGGATGATCAGCTACGATTGTGCATGAAACTCTATCAATCCATAAAGTCTGAATGGAAACTGTCGGAATTTGAGATCGTATCGGCCTTTCTAAAGCATAAGGATTACAAGGATCTTAAAAGAATAGGACTTTATAAAACGCGCTCAGGTGCATGGAAAAAAGGGAAATCATTGCGAATCGATGAATACAATATCGTAAAACAGCTTGTTTTTCAAATTATAGGTAATGAGTGA
- a CDS encoding YciI family protein, translating into MKDFMMLFHSEPDPDFNPTPAQIEEEVKAWQDWMDGIGAQGKLKNPGEALGFEGKTMHADGTITDGPYAEVKEIVGGFMIVSAVSIEETIQLSKGCPVLSSGGKVEIRDIMVLDGM; encoded by the coding sequence ATGAAAGATTTTATGATGCTGTTCCACAGCGAGCCCGATCCTGATTTTAACCCAACTCCAGCGCAAATAGAAGAAGAGGTCAAAGCCTGGCAAGATTGGATGGACGGAATTGGCGCACAAGGCAAACTCAAAAATCCGGGTGAGGCCCTGGGATTTGAAGGAAAGACCATGCATGCGGATGGAACCATTACCGATGGCCCCTATGCAGAAGTAAAAGAGATTGTGGGAGGTTTTATGATCGTATCGGCAGTTTCCATTGAAGAAACCATCCAACTTAGTAAGGGATGTCCCGTACTGAGTAGCGGCGGCAAAGTGGAAATTAGGGATATTATGGTCCTGGACGGTATGTAA
- a CDS encoding RNA polymerase sigma factor has translation MDNEQLSEIFKSEYSNLIAVLCNYYGLADLQLAEDIVSETFLRATKAWSHKGIPNFPKAWLRKVAQNLLYEHYRRKKIYTEKIIPQLDAGNGQTNPIEITDKIIEDSQLQMLFVLCDPKLNNESQLCIALRILCGFSIDEIAKALLSNRETITKRIYRAKKAIKERNRIETNLAADQYVSRLDNVLRVIYLLFNEGYYSSVNEESIRHEICWEALRLSLFLSRQKIFPKPKIYALIALMCFHASRLDARTFGEHGDLLYHEQDKGKWDKDLIQKGRKYLKRSAAGNEVTKYHLEAAIAYWHTEETKEKWNSILALYDQLLAIAYSPIIAMNRTYAMAKANSVDEAIQEAHKLELKENHHYFCLLAELYRMKNNTDMEMDCLHKAMAFANKKNEKELIQDRLEKARG, from the coding sequence ATGGACAACGAACAACTGTCCGAGATATTTAAGTCTGAGTACAGCAACTTGATTGCTGTACTCTGCAATTATTATGGGCTGGCCGATCTGCAATTGGCGGAGGATATTGTATCCGAAACCTTTCTTAGGGCCACAAAGGCCTGGTCCCATAAGGGCATTCCCAACTTTCCAAAAGCATGGCTTCGGAAAGTTGCCCAGAATCTGCTGTACGAACACTACAGAAGAAAAAAAATCTACACGGAAAAAATCATCCCTCAACTGGATGCGGGAAACGGACAAACCAACCCTATCGAGATTACGGACAAAATAATTGAAGACAGTCAGCTTCAGATGCTGTTTGTGCTCTGTGATCCCAAACTCAATAACGAATCCCAGCTTTGTATTGCCCTGCGAATTTTATGTGGTTTCAGTATTGATGAGATTGCCAAGGCGCTTTTATCAAACAGAGAAACCATTACCAAAAGAATATACCGGGCCAAAAAAGCCATTAAAGAACGTAATCGAATTGAAACGAATCTTGCGGCAGACCAATATGTTTCAAGGCTTGACAATGTATTGCGGGTCATTTATCTACTGTTTAACGAAGGGTATTACAGCAGTGTCAATGAAGAAAGTATCCGTCACGAAATATGCTGGGAAGCCCTACGATTGAGTCTTTTCCTGTCTCGGCAAAAAATCTTTCCAAAACCAAAAATATACGCCCTTATCGCCCTAATGTGTTTCCATGCCTCCAGATTGGATGCCAGGACATTCGGGGAACACGGTGATCTTTTGTACCATGAACAAGATAAAGGAAAATGGGACAAGGATTTAATTCAAAAAGGCAGAAAATACCTAAAGCGCTCTGCGGCCGGCAATGAGGTAACCAAGTACCATCTGGAGGCTGCGATCGCTTATTGGCACACCGAGGAAACCAAGGAAAAATGGAATAGCATATTGGCGTTGTACGACCAATTGCTCGCTATAGCATATTCGCCTATCATAGCCATGAATCGGACGTATGCCATGGCCAAAGCAAATTCCGTGGATGAGGCCATTCAAGAAGCCCATAAATTGGAGCTAAAGGAGAACCACCACTATTTCTGTTTGTTGGCCGAACTTTATCGTATGAAGAACAATACGGATATGGAAATGGACTGTTTACACAAAGCCATGGCATTCGCCAACAAGAAAAATGAAAAGGAATTGATCCAGGACAGATTGGAAAAAGCAAGGGGATGA